The DNA region AACTCCATTCGGCGACATCAGGAGAATTCCGTCATCCGATATTCCCGAACACGACATCCTCGCGGCGGGGTTCCCCTGTCAGCCGTTCTCGATTTCTGGAGTCTCAAAAAAAAATGCGTTGGGAAAACCGCACGGCTTCGATGACCCGAAACAGGGGAATCTGTTTTTTGAAATCAGTAGGATTCTGTCCGACAAGAGACCAAGAGCCTTTCTTCTAGAAAATGTAAAGAACCTCAAGTCACACGACAACGGTCGGACTTTTAAGGTAATCATCGAAACCCTTCGTAGTGAACTG from Bacteroidota bacterium includes:
- the dcm gene encoding DNA (cytosine-5-)-methyltransferase, producing MSDSKKKKGGLTFIDLFAGIGGIRLAFEAAGGRCIFSSEWDKYAQVTYEANFGETPFGDIRRIPSSDIPEHDILAAGFPCQPFSISGVSKKNALGKPHGFDDPKQGNLFFEISRILSDKRPRAFLLENVKNLKSHDNGRTFKVIIETLRSEL